In Hippoglossus stenolepis isolate QCI-W04-F060 chromosome 21, HSTE1.2, whole genome shotgun sequence, one DNA window encodes the following:
- the LOC118100447 gene encoding collagen alpha-1(I) chain — MFSFVDIRLALLLSAAVLLARGEGEDDISHGSCTFDGQLYIDKSEWKPELCKTCFCESGLVACYQVICVVTPDCAYPNGECCPVCPADGTPP; from the exons ATGTTCAGCTTTGTGGATATTCGGTTAGCTCTGTTGCTGAGCGCAGCAGTGCTTTTGGCGAGAGGTGAAGGCGAGGATGATA tCTCACACGGCAGCTGCACATTTGATGGACAGTTGTACATTGACAAGAGTGAATGGAAACCAGAGCTCTGCAAGACCTGCTTCTGCGAAAGTGGATTAGTCGCGTGCTACCAGGTGATCTGCGTGGTCACACCCGACTGCGCCTACCCAAACGGAGAGTGCTGCCCTGTCTGCCCTGCTGATGGTACACCGCCTTGA